The stretch of DNA ATGCGGTAGCGGGAGATCGCGGAGACCTGATCGCAGCGCAAGACGCTTTTCGGCAAGCAGATCGCCTGCTGACAAGGATTCAAGCCGATGCACGCGAGTTCGCGCCCGAAGCTCTGCCTGGGCTCAAAGACCTCAATTCGAGCCTCGCCAGTATGACGTCGCGGGTCGCCGCAGCGCAGCGCTCACGCGGGACACAGGAACAATGGCAGGCCTTCTCCGACAGTTTCTATGTCGAAGGCGGTAAGTTCATCGAACAGGCGCGGACCCAACGCGAACAACTCGAGCAGATCGGCGTCGAAGCCGATGCACGCGCAGAAGTCGCGATCTCGTGGCTCTTTGCCTTCTTCTGCCTGGTCGCGGCCGTTGGTGTGCTGACTATCCTGCTCAGCACGCGCTTCCTTGCGCGGGACGTCACCGGGACGCTGCGCCGCATGACTGCCGTCGCCAGCCAGCTCGCTGCCGGCGAAAAGGATCTGCATATCCCTGCGACACGTCGCCAGGACGAGCTTGGGGAACTGGCCAGAGCGCTGGAAGTCTTCCTCCAGGCTGCCTGGCAGTTCGAGAAGATGTCGCAGGAACGCGCAGCATTGCGTGCGGAACGCGGCAAGGAAATGGTCCTGATTGCCGAAAGCTTCGAACGCACGGTGGGAGAGGTCGTCAGCGGCGTGGCCGCCGCCTCCAGCCAGTTGCAGATCACGGCGAGTTCGATGGCAGATGCCGCCGAACATGCCACCGGGCAGACCGCAGTCGTTTCCAGCTCTATGGAACAGGCCTTCGCCGGCGCTACTGCAGCGGCCGCCGCATCCGATGAATTCGCGATGTCGATCAGCGAGATCAGCCGTCAAGCTTCGCATTCCGCCGAACTGGCCCGGAAGGCGACCCAGACGGCGACCGATGCGGACCAGACGATCTCCACGCTCGCCACCTCAGCCGACCAGGTCGGCCAGATCGTCGAACTGATTCAGTCGATCGCCAAACGCACCAACCTGCTCGCCCTCAATGCCTCGATCGAGGCGGCGCGCGGCGGAGAGGCGGGACGCGGCTTCGCGGTCGTAGCTAGCGAGGTCAAGGAGCTGGCCGCACAGACCAGCCGCGCGACTGAGGAAGTCGCCGAACAAATCCGCGCGATGCAGAATTCGACCGGTGCCAGTGTCGGTGCCCTGAGATCGATTGCCGATCAGATCCGCGAACTGGAAACCACCGCAGTTTCGATTGCTAGTGCAGTCGATCAGCAATCGGTTGCTGGTCAGGATCTCGCACGCAGCATCGATCTCGCAGCTCGATCGACCGACGAGGTTTCCGGCAGTATCGTCAAGGTGCGCGAAACTTCACTAGCGACCGGCGCAGCGGCGCACCAGGTGCTGACTTCCGCCAACGAGCTGGAAGCACAGGCCGGCACACTCCAGTCGCAGGTTGTTACCTTCTTGCGTCAGGTACGAGCGGCTTAACTGCTTCTCAAACTTTCCTTCTTACGGTTGATGATGGCTTAATGGGAAAAGCCGAAACTGGGGGAAGAACAAGGCGATGAATGCTCCGAGCAGTGTAGTTGCGGACGATCTCATCCGCGAGATCGCAACGGTGAATGTAGGCCACGTTGGTACGACAGAGGAGAGTCGCACGGCACTGGGCCGTTGGTTCATGTCGTTGACCATTGACCAGAAGGCCACCTACGCAACCGGCTTCGGCATGGTTAGCCAGGTCCTGTTGGCTGTTCTCGCCTTCTGGGGTTTTGCCGATCCCGCAAACGTCCAGTACGCGATGATCGGGATAGCGCTGCTCACGGCAAACGGCCTGCTGGGCGGCGTGTTCAGCCTGTCCTTCATCCGCAACAAGGTGATCACGCCGTTCATGCACATCGCCAACGAGATGCATCGGCTGGCGTCGGGCGCTCGTGATATCGAAGTGACCGGAACCGATCGTACCGATGAGATCGGCGATCTTGCCCGCGCGTTGGAAGTCTTCACCAAATCGGGTTTCAAACTCGACGAGCTGTTCGCCGGTCGCAAGGAAGCGGCTGAGCGGCGCAAGGCCGAGCTGCGCAAGATGGCCGATGACTTCGATTCCGGCGTAGGTGAAGTGGTCGGCAATGTCGCGGCAGCCTCCAGCCAATTGCGGTCGACCGCTTCGAGCATGGCCTCCACCGCACAGCAGGCATCGCAGCAAGCGGACCATGTGATCTCGTCGATGGAGCGTGCGTCGGAGGGTACCACCGCTGCAGCAGCCGCTTCTGACGAGTTTGCCATGTCGATCGGCGAGATCAGCCGCCAAGCTTCGCATTCGGCGGAACTGGCCCGCAAGGCCACTGAAACCGCCGCTGGCGCGGACAAGACCATCTCCACCCTCGCCACTTCGGCGGATCAGGTCGGACAGATTGTCGAGATGATCCAGTCGATCGCCCAACGTACCAACCTGCTCGCATTGAATGCTTCGATCGAGGCTGCGCGTGGTGGCGAGGCGGGGCGTGGTTTCGCCGTGGTCGCCAGCGAGGTCAAGGAACTGGCCGCGCAGACCAGCCGCGCGACCGAGGAAGTCGCCGAGCAGATCCGTGCAATGCAGGAATCGACCGGAGCCAGCGTGGGTGCGCTACGCTCCATCGCCGACCAGATCCGCGAGCTGGAAACCACCGCCGTTTCGATTGCCAGCGCGGTCGACCAGCAATCGGTCGCAGGTCAGGACCTGGCGCGCAGCATCGATCTCGCCGCCCGCTCGACCGAGGAAGTGTCGGGTAGCATCGTCGAAGTTCGCGAAACCTCGCTCGCTACCGGTTCTGCTGCCAGCCAGGTGCTGAGCTCGGCCGAAGCACTTGAAATGCAGGCGGATGCGCTACGCGGCAAGGTCCAGGCCTTCCTTTCGGAAGTTCGTTCCGGCTAGACTGCCGGATGAACGGGGGGGTGCGGCGGTTCGCGAGCTGCGAGCCGCCGCCTTCCGTTCACTCCCACCAATAGGGCTGGCGGCGACTTGTGCCGGTTTCGACCTCATTCATGGTCCGGGCATCGTAAAGACGACCACCCAGCATCACCCGTTCGATCTTGTCCGAATTGCGAATATCGGCACTTGGATCCTCGGACAGCACCAGAAGATCGGCGAGCTTCCCCACCTCCAGGCTGCCGATATCGCGCGCCATGCCCAGTGACTGGGCGGAGACGATAGTACCCGCGCGCAGGGCTTCGACCGGCGTCATGCCACCACGTACGAAGCTCCACAGCTCCCAGTGCGATCCGATGCCCGCCTGCTGGCCATGCGCGCCGATGCTGATCTTGACCCCGCGCTGGCTGAGCTTCTTCGCCTCACGCGCTGCATCGTCATCGACGAAGGCCCATTGCGGCGCCTTCACCCGCCGCGCGGTGTCCGCGATCAGCTGGCGCGGCGGCGTGTGTGCCATCAGCGGGTTGGCGAAGACATCGGTCGCCTGACGCCAGTAGGGGTCACCCGCGAGCCCGCCGTAGGTGACCACCAGCGTCGGCGTGTTGTTGGTCTGCGAACCGCCCCAGAACTGCAGCACATCCTCGTAGAAATGCTCGACCGGGACATTGTGCTCAACCGTCGAGTTGCCGTCGGCGATCAGGTTCATGTCCATCCCGAACAGTGAGCCGCCTTCGGCAACGACCAGCATGTCTTCGGCTCGCGCCGCGGCGACCACCTGCTGGCGCTGCTCGCGACGAGGCTGGTTGTAGTTCTTTACCGAAACTCCGCCTTGCGCCTTGATCCGCCGGACATGGGCCAGTGCATCATCATAGCTGTCGATGCGCGCATAGACGCCTGGAGCCTTGGCCCCGTAGATCACCTCGCCGGTCGAGAAAATGCGCGGTGCCAGCAGCGACCCGGCCCGTTGGCGCTCCGACGCTGCAAATATCATGCTGGCGCTCGACGACGGATCGTGGATCGTCGTGGTCCCCAGCGCGAGGTTCTGGACCAGCGACCAGTTTTGCTGCGGGACAAGATCGCCCTGCCCCTGCGCGCCATGCGCATGCGCATCGACCAGGCCCGGCATGATCACCTTGCCACTGGCATCGATCACCTTTGCCCCGGCGGGGACGGCAATTTCCGATGCCGGGCCGACCGCGGCGATCCGATCGCCTTCGATCACGATTACGCCGTTCTCGATGGCTCCGGCCTCGTCACCCGTCATGGTGAGGATCCGCGCACCGGTTAGGACCACGGTACCGCTCGGCTTGTCTGCCGCGATGGTCCGCGCCAGAGAGACGCCGCTTACGGGCGGTTCGAACTTGGGGGCATCCTTGCCCTGCGGTGCGTTGGCGAACATCGCAGAGGTGGTCGCGCGGAACAGCGTCGGCCCCATTGACCAGGTCAGCGTGCTGCCGCCATCGGTCCAGCCGATGTAATCCGCCCCGCCCTTGCTGGCGCGGACAACGGGCAGAGCACTGGCCTTCTCGCCCAGGGTCACGGCCTGTCCGCCGGGTAGGAGCTGGGTGACGAAGACTTCGTAATTCTCGCGGAAGGCCAGCATGTCGCCACGCGGACTAACGCTATAGCCGCTGACGAGTTCACCTTCGGCATGAACCTGGCGCTTGTCGCCGTCGAGCTCGGCAGACAGCAACTGCAACTTGCCGCCCGAGCGGCCGAGCATGAAGACGCGATCGCTTTCGGCGCCGAACTGCGGCTCTGACGTATCGCGCGCGATGAGCTGCGGCGTGCCGCCAGTGCTGGGGACGGCATAAATGCCTTCGTTCTCGGAGTATTCGGGCGAAGTGAGGTAGCCGCCCGAGCGCTTTTCAAACACGATGGTCCGGCCGTCGGGCGAGAATTGCGGAACGGCATAGTGTCCGCGCATGTCGGTCACCGCGCGGGCACTGCGCCCGGCGGCATCCGCAACCATCACTTGCCCCAAACCACCATCGGTCCAGCGGACGAAGGTGATGCGCTTGCCGTCTCGCGACCAGCTCGGCCACAGCTCGAGTGCATCGCCACCATCAGCGAACAGCCTGCGCGGCTCGCCCCCATTCACCGGCTTGCTGTAGAGTTTGCCAAGGCTTTCAAAGACTACCGTACGGCCATCCGGCGACACGGAAGCGAAGCGGGGAATCTTTGCGGTAAAGCTTGCCTCACCCACCGCAATCACCGGGTGCGGCGCATCGGCCACGCCACGCGTGTCGTCGACGCGGAAGGGGATCACGGTCGCACCGCTGCCATCGGCGGAGATGCGCTGAATCTTGCCCCCAGCCCAGGCAACGATGCTGGCGCCGTCAGGCGTCCAGTCCATCAGCGGATAGAAGCCGTAGACCGCCCAGGTTTCCTGCATATCCAGCTCGAGGTCGCCGTAGATCATACGCTCTACGCCCGTGGCAAGGTCCTTGACCCACAGTTCGGTCTGGTCCTTGTCCCGGCGAATGAAGGCCAGCTTCTTGCCATCGGGCGAAGGCGAAGGACGCACGGCGCCGCCGAAGCCGCTGGCGACCGTGGTGACCTCGGTCGTCGCCAGGTCATAGCGCTCGATGGCAAAGGTGCCCTGCGTCGAATCCTGGGCGTATTCGAAGATCGGTCCGCTGGTGACGTTGCGGGTATAGTACACCGCATCTCCCGACGGGGCGTAGGTCGGTTCACCGAGTTCCTTCTGCAGCGCCTCGCTGGCCCGGGCGACCAGCTTGACGCCGCCACCGCCGGAAACATGGTAGAGCCATATCTCGCCCGTCCCCGCGCTGCGCTGGGTCGTGAAATGCTTCTTCGCAACGATGTAATTGCCATCGGGCGACCAGCTGGGCTGGTTGAGCAGGCGAAATTCTTCCTTGGTAACCTGGCGCTTGTCGGTACCGTCCGCGTTCATCACCCAGATATTGTCGCCGCCTGCACGGTCAGAGGTGAAGGCGATGCGCTTGCCGTCGGGCGAGAAGCGTGGCTGGACTTCCCAGGCGAGCCCATCGGCAACTCGCGTTGGCGTACCGCCGGTGATCGGCATGGTGTAAATGTCACCCAGCAGCGAAAAGGCCAGCTTCGAGCCGTCCGGTGAGACGTCGACATCCATCCACGTCCCTTCGTCGGTGCGGATCGGAACCTGCCGGATGGTGGCACCGCGCGGTGCAAGCACGTCCCACTTGTCGTCTTCCTTCGCCACTCCGGTCGCGGTCGCCGGGGCCGCCTGCACGACCATACCCGATCCATCCTTGGGCCCTTCGCCCTGCGATGCGCCCACTTCCTGTTCTTCGACAGGATTTGGGCTAGGTTCGGCGTTCTGCGCGAAGGCAGCCTGGCTCGCGAACAGGACCGCGAGGACGGAAGCGATACTCGATTTCATGCTGGTTTCCCCAAAAACTCGCCGCATCTCATAGGCGGAGCGGCGCCCGGGGCAAATGTCGTTCGTCGAACCAGATCAGCCGTTCTCAGCCAACGCTGGCGCGCTCAACCAGCCTTACTG from Erythrobacter mangrovi encodes:
- a CDS encoding amidohydrolase family protein is translated as MKSSIASVLAVLFASQAAFAQNAEPSPNPVEEQEVGASQGEGPKDGSGMVVQAAPATATGVAKEDDKWDVLAPRGATIRQVPIRTDEGTWMDVDVSPDGSKLAFSLLGDIYTMPITGGTPTRVADGLAWEVQPRFSPDGKRIAFTSDRAGGDNIWVMNADGTDKRQVTKEEFRLLNQPSWSPDGNYIVAKKHFTTQRSAGTGEIWLYHVSGGGGVKLVARASEALQKELGEPTYAPSGDAVYYTRNVTSGPIFEYAQDSTQGTFAIERYDLATTEVTTVASGFGGAVRPSPSPDGKKLAFIRRDKDQTELWVKDLATGVERMIYGDLELDMQETWAVYGFYPLMDWTPDGASIVAWAGGKIQRISADGSGATVIPFRVDDTRGVADAPHPVIAVGEASFTAKIPRFASVSPDGRTVVFESLGKLYSKPVNGGEPRRLFADGGDALELWPSWSRDGKRITFVRWTDGGLGQVMVADAAGRSARAVTDMRGHYAVPQFSPDGRTIVFEKRSGGYLTSPEYSENEGIYAVPSTGGTPQLIARDTSEPQFGAESDRVFMLGRSGGKLQLLSAELDGDKRQVHAEGELVSGYSVSPRGDMLAFRENYEVFVTQLLPGGQAVTLGEKASALPVVRASKGGADYIGWTDGGSTLTWSMGPTLFRATTSAMFANAPQGKDAPKFEPPVSGVSLARTIAADKPSGTVVLTGARILTMTGDEAGAIENGVIVIEGDRIAAVGPASEIAVPAGAKVIDASGKVIMPGLVDAHAHGAQGQGDLVPQQNWSLVQNLALGTTTIHDPSSSASMIFAASERQRAGSLLAPRIFSTGEVIYGAKAPGVYARIDSYDDALAHVRRIKAQGGVSVKNYNQPRREQRQQVVAAARAEDMLVVAEGGSLFGMDMNLIADGNSTVEHNVPVEHFYEDVLQFWGGSQTNNTPTLVVTYGGLAGDPYWRQATDVFANPLMAHTPPRQLIADTARRVKAPQWAFVDDDAAREAKKLSQRGVKISIGAHGQQAGIGSHWELWSFVRGGMTPVEALRAGTIVSAQSLGMARDIGSLEVGKLADLLVLSEDPSADIRNSDKIERVMLGGRLYDARTMNEVETGTSRRQPYWWE
- a CDS encoding methyl-accepting chemotaxis protein, producing the protein MSSLSEMVDGLVAEQEIASVEAEPHLYDDSSFEQIRTVEEDEVPGGFKGWIYSMSVGQKLRSIAMANVGAVALSVLATIVGGYVALDLKHERMVLSDAAVRAAQLVSYSAEGRMFIQHYAVAGDRGDLIAAQDAFRQADRLLTRIQADAREFAPEALPGLKDLNSSLASMTSRVAAAQRSRGTQEQWQAFSDSFYVEGGKFIEQARTQREQLEQIGVEADARAEVAISWLFAFFCLVAAVGVLTILLSTRFLARDVTGTLRRMTAVASQLAAGEKDLHIPATRRQDELGELARALEVFLQAAWQFEKMSQERAALRAERGKEMVLIAESFERTVGEVVSGVAAASSQLQITASSMADAAEHATGQTAVVSSSMEQAFAGATAAAAASDEFAMSISEISRQASHSAELARKATQTATDADQTISTLATSADQVGQIVELIQSIAKRTNLLALNASIEAARGGEAGRGFAVVASEVKELAAQTSRATEEVAEQIRAMQNSTGASVGALRSIADQIRELETTAVSIASAVDQQSVAGQDLARSIDLAARSTDEVSGSIVKVRETSLATGAAAHQVLTSANELEAQAGTLQSQVVTFLRQVRAA
- a CDS encoding methyl-accepting chemotaxis protein yields the protein MNAPSSVVADDLIREIATVNVGHVGTTEESRTALGRWFMSLTIDQKATYATGFGMVSQVLLAVLAFWGFADPANVQYAMIGIALLTANGLLGGVFSLSFIRNKVITPFMHIANEMHRLASGARDIEVTGTDRTDEIGDLARALEVFTKSGFKLDELFAGRKEAAERRKAELRKMADDFDSGVGEVVGNVAAASSQLRSTASSMASTAQQASQQADHVISSMERASEGTTAAAAASDEFAMSIGEISRQASHSAELARKATETAAGADKTISTLATSADQVGQIVEMIQSIAQRTNLLALNASIEAARGGEAGRGFAVVASEVKELAAQTSRATEEVAEQIRAMQESTGASVGALRSIADQIRELETTAVSIASAVDQQSVAGQDLARSIDLAARSTEEVSGSIVEVRETSLATGSAASQVLSSAEALEMQADALRGKVQAFLSEVRSG